A region of Streptomyces cinnamoneus DNA encodes the following proteins:
- a CDS encoding cytochrome P450, producing MTYRPDAGPLPPAAPPPGCPAHRAHGPATPLYGPDFAADPHAVYRRLREQGPAAPVELAPRVRATLVTDYRAALEVLRSPERFAKDARRWRALAEGRVEADNPVVPMMAYRPNCLFSDGDDHRRYRQAVDDSLARIDPNALRGYVERSADSLIDRFTTLGEADLLGSYAKVLPLLVFQQLFGCPPELGDRLVEGFSGIFDGVDAERADALITSSLLELIALKRRQPGADVTSWLMAHPVQLDDEEMLHQLVVLIGAGTEPQQNLIANALRLLLSDDRFAGDLAGGSMPVEDALDEVLWLDPPMANYAVHYPTADLDFGGVPLNAGEPVVVSFAAANTDPALSSGRRTGNRAHLAWSAGPHHCPAKDPARLIAATAVEKLLDRLPDLELAVPADRLVWRPGPFHRALTALPVRFPPVPVPVAAPAPAHPGTQPSPLDRPAAPPSAPGPTPGESRWNVRPVPSPSTPPAVTSTARQPASAPTARRSPWSFLVAWWHGR from the coding sequence GTGACCTACCGCCCCGACGCCGGCCCCCTGCCGCCCGCCGCCCCGCCGCCGGGCTGTCCGGCCCACCGGGCGCACGGGCCGGCGACGCCGCTGTACGGGCCCGACTTCGCCGCGGACCCCCACGCCGTCTACCGGCGGCTGCGGGAGCAGGGGCCCGCGGCCCCCGTGGAGCTGGCGCCCCGGGTGCGGGCCACCCTCGTCACCGACTACCGGGCCGCGCTCGAAGTGCTGCGCAGCCCGGAACGGTTCGCCAAGGACGCCCGCCGCTGGCGGGCGCTGGCCGAGGGCCGCGTCGAGGCGGACAACCCGGTCGTGCCGATGATGGCCTACCGGCCCAACTGCCTGTTCTCCGACGGCGACGACCACCGCCGCTACCGCCAGGCCGTCGACGACAGCCTCGCCCGCATCGACCCCAACGCCCTGCGGGGCTACGTCGAGCGCAGCGCCGACAGCCTCATCGACCGCTTCACCACCCTGGGTGAGGCCGACCTTCTCGGCTCGTACGCCAAGGTCCTGCCGCTGCTCGTCTTCCAGCAGCTCTTCGGCTGCCCGCCCGAGCTGGGCGACCGGCTCGTCGAGGGCTTCTCCGGCATCTTCGACGGCGTCGACGCGGAACGGGCCGACGCGCTCATCACCAGCAGCCTCCTGGAGCTCATCGCCCTCAAACGCCGGCAGCCCGGCGCCGACGTCACCTCCTGGCTGATGGCCCATCCGGTCCAGCTCGACGACGAGGAGATGCTCCACCAGCTCGTCGTCCTCATCGGCGCCGGCACCGAGCCCCAGCAGAACCTCATCGCCAACGCGCTGCGGCTGCTGCTCTCCGACGACCGCTTCGCCGGCGACCTGGCCGGCGGCAGCATGCCCGTCGAGGACGCCCTCGACGAGGTCCTCTGGCTCGACCCGCCGATGGCCAACTACGCGGTCCACTACCCGACGGCCGACCTCGACTTCGGGGGCGTGCCGCTGAACGCCGGCGAGCCCGTCGTCGTCAGCTTCGCCGCCGCCAACACCGATCCCGCCCTGAGCTCCGGCCGCCGCACCGGCAACCGCGCCCACCTCGCCTGGAGCGCGGGCCCGCACCACTGCCCCGCCAAGGACCCGGCCCGGCTCATCGCGGCGACCGCCGTGGAGAAGCTCCTGGACCGGCTCCCCGACCTCGAGCTGGCCGTCCCCGCCGACCGGCTGGTGTGGCGCCCCGGCCCCTTCCACCGCGCCCTCACCGCCCTGCCCGTGCGCTTCCCGCCCGTCCCCGTGCCCGTGGCGGCGCCCGCGCCCGCCCACCCCGGCACCCAGCCGTCCCCACTCGACCGGCCGGCCGCACCCCCGTCCGCCCCCGGCCCGACCCCTGGAGAGAGCCGATGGAACGTCCGACCTGTCCCGTCGCCATCGACCCCGCCGGCCGTGACATCCACGGCGAGGCAGCCCGCATCCGCGCCCACGGCCCGGCGGTCCCCGTGGAGCTTCCTGGTGGCGTGGTGGCATGGTCGGTGA
- a CDS encoding GTP-binding protein has product MDSVLASDGDLYLPRTVRTAAKILVVGHFAVGKTTFVGSLSEIRPLRTEETMTQAGALVDDLAGIDGKTTTTVAMDFGRLTLSDSLVLYLFGAPGQQRFTRLWQDMTRGALGALVLADTRRLEQSFDVMGLLEEHGLPYAVAVNHFDGAPVHPEEEIREALDLLPETPLITCDARDRISSTRALITLVEYLSTRTAQEPV; this is encoded by the coding sequence ATGGACTCCGTGCTCGCCTCTGACGGAGACCTCTATCTGCCCCGGACCGTGCGCACCGCCGCCAAGATCCTCGTCGTCGGGCACTTCGCCGTCGGCAAGACCACCTTCGTCGGCTCGCTGTCGGAGATCCGCCCGCTGCGTACCGAGGAGACGATGACGCAGGCCGGGGCGCTCGTCGACGACCTGGCCGGCATCGACGGCAAGACCACCACGACCGTCGCCATGGACTTCGGCCGGCTCACGCTCAGCGACAGCCTCGTCCTCTACCTCTTCGGCGCCCCCGGCCAGCAGCGCTTCACCCGGCTCTGGCAGGACATGACCCGGGGCGCGCTCGGCGCCCTCGTGCTCGCCGACACCCGGCGGCTGGAGCAGTCCTTCGACGTCATGGGGCTGCTGGAGGAGCACGGGCTGCCCTACGCGGTGGCGGTCAACCACTTCGACGGCGCCCCGGTCCACCCCGAGGAGGAGATCCGCGAGGCCCTCGACCTGCTCCCCGAGACCCCGCTGATCACCTGCGACGCCCGCGACCGGATCTCCTCCACCCGCGCGCTCATCACGCTCGTCGAGTACCTCAGCACCCGCACCGCCCAGGAGCCCGTGTGA
- a CDS encoding class I SAM-dependent RNA methyltransferase, which produces MSMEPQESLVGEEYEVEVGPVAHGGHCVARTESGRVLFVRHALPGERVIARVTEGEETSRFLRADAVEVLEASKDRVEAPCPFSGPGKCGGCDWQHAKPGAQRRFKGEVIAEQLQRLAGLTPEEAGWDGTVMPAEGDKLPAGQVPAWRTRVQYAIDAEGHAGLRKHRSHEVQVIDRCLIAAPGVSELGVEKREWPQIASVEAIASSGSADRQVILTPKPGGRLPIVELDKPVSVLRVGEKDGRVHRVHGRPFVRERADGRTYRVGEGGFWQVHPQAADTLVQAVMQGLMPRKGDMALDLYCGVGLFAGALGERVGEKGAVLGIESGKRAVEDARHNLQDLDRVRIEHGKVEDVMPRTGINNADIVVLDPPRAGAGKKTVHHLASLGARRIAYVACDPAALARDLKYFSEVGYRVVKLRAFDLFPMTHHVECVAILKPTGNPA; this is translated from the coding sequence ATGTCGATGGAACCGCAGGAATCGCTGGTCGGCGAGGAGTACGAGGTCGAGGTCGGCCCGGTGGCCCACGGCGGCCACTGTGTCGCCCGTACGGAGTCGGGCCGCGTCCTCTTCGTCCGGCACGCGCTGCCGGGCGAGCGAGTGATCGCGCGGGTGACGGAGGGCGAGGAGACGTCCCGCTTCCTGCGGGCGGACGCGGTGGAGGTGCTGGAGGCGTCCAAGGACCGCGTCGAGGCCCCCTGCCCCTTCTCGGGCCCCGGCAAGTGCGGCGGCTGCGACTGGCAGCACGCCAAGCCCGGCGCTCAGCGCCGCTTCAAGGGCGAGGTCATCGCCGAACAGCTCCAGCGCCTCGCGGGCCTCACCCCGGAGGAGGCCGGCTGGGACGGCACGGTGATGCCGGCCGAGGGCGACAAGCTCCCGGCGGGCCAGGTCCCGGCCTGGCGCACCCGCGTGCAGTACGCGATCGACGCCGAGGGCCACGCGGGCCTGCGCAAGCACCGCTCGCACGAGGTCCAGGTCATCGACCGCTGCCTGATCGCCGCGCCGGGCGTGAGCGAGCTGGGCGTCGAGAAGCGCGAGTGGCCGCAGATCGCCTCGGTGGAGGCCATCGCGTCGTCGGGTTCGGCGGACCGCCAGGTGATCCTGACCCCGAAGCCGGGCGGCCGCCTGCCGATCGTGGAGCTGGACAAGCCGGTGTCGGTGCTGCGGGTGGGGGAGAAGGACGGCCGCGTCCACCGCGTCCACGGCCGCCCCTTCGTCCGCGAGCGCGCCGACGGCCGCACCTACCGCGTGGGCGAGGGCGGCTTCTGGCAGGTCCACCCCCAGGCGGCCGACACCCTCGTCCAGGCCGTGATGCAGGGCCTGATGCCGCGCAAGGGCGACATGGCCCTCGACCTCTACTGCGGCGTGGGCCTCTTCGCGGGCGCGCTGGGCGAGCGCGTGGGCGAGAAGGGCGCGGTGCTGGGCATCGAGTCGGGCAAGCGCGCGGTGGAGGACGCCCGCCACAACCTCCAGGACCTGGACCGCGTCCGCATCGAGCACGGCAAGGTCGAGGACGTCATGCCGCGCACGGGCATCAACAACGCGGACATCGTCGTCCTCGACCCCCCGCGCGCGGGCGCCGGCAAGAAGACGGTCCACCACCTGGCGTCGCTGGGGGCCCGCCGCATCGCTTATGTGGCCTGCGACCCGGCGGCACTGGCCCGGGACCTCAAGTACTTCTCGGAGGTGGGGTACCGGGTGGTGAAGCTGCGGGCGTTCGACTTGTTCCCGATGACCCATCATGTGGAGTGCGTCGCGATCCTCAAGCCCACGGGAAACCCTGCCTGA
- a CDS encoding DUF998 domain-containing protein, whose product MRARIGYAAWVAGVVQFFVAHGTVQAAWAQPYSWAANNVSDLGNAHCAMQPDPTPRYICSPEHGLMNGSFIALGTLLLLGVALTGRALWRQGRAAAAARVLLAGAGVGFVLVGLAPADVNENLHILGALLIMGTGNIGLLLAAFGLADNAPALLRRAAGLLSVLAVAAFGLFLSHHYLGLGMGGMERVALLPLLAWSFTVGLRGLLRPAVRA is encoded by the coding sequence GTGAGGGCTCGGATCGGGTACGCCGCGTGGGTCGCGGGAGTTGTGCAGTTCTTCGTGGCCCACGGCACCGTCCAGGCGGCCTGGGCGCAGCCTTACAGCTGGGCTGCCAACAACGTCAGCGACCTCGGCAACGCGCACTGCGCCATGCAGCCCGACCCCACGCCGCGGTACATATGCTCGCCCGAACACGGGCTGATGAATGGCTCCTTCATCGCCTTGGGAACGCTTCTGCTCCTCGGCGTCGCCCTGACCGGCCGCGCCCTGTGGCGCCAGGGCCGGGCCGCTGCCGCGGCGCGGGTACTGCTGGCCGGAGCTGGGGTGGGGTTCGTTCTGGTCGGACTGGCGCCGGCAGACGTCAACGAGAACTTGCACATCCTCGGCGCCCTGCTGATCATGGGTACCGGCAACATCGGTCTGCTCCTGGCGGCATTCGGCCTGGCGGACAACGCCCCCGCGCTCCTGCGCCGGGCCGCGGGTCTGCTGTCCGTCCTCGCGGTCGCGGCCTTCGGGCTGTTCCTGTCCCACCACTACCTCGGCCTCGGCATGGGCGGCATGGAGCGGGTCGCGCTGCTGCCCCTCCTCGCCTGGTCGTTCACCGTCGGCCTCCGCGGCCTGCTGCGCCCGGCCGTCCGTGCCTGA
- a CDS encoding APC family permease, whose translation MSKLTDLPKRILIGRALHSNKLGETLLPKRIALPVFASDPLSSVAYAPGEVLLVLSAAGVSAYHFSPWIAVAVVVLMFTVVASYRQNVHAYPSGGGDYEVANVNLGPKAGLTVASALLVDYVLTVAVSIASGIENLGSAIPFVVEHKTACAIAVIVLLTLMNLRGVRESGKLFAIPTYVFVGGVFLMIAWGAYRGLIAGDTMKAPTADYTISAEHQGLAGFALVFLLLRAFSSGCAALTGVEAISNGVPAFRKPKSKNAATTLALMGGLAVTMFCGIIALAMVTKVRMAEEPATHLLNNGTPVGEEYTQNPVISQVAEAVFGGGSFLFILLAAATALVLFLAANTAYNGFPLLGSILAQDRYLPRQLHTRGDRLAFSNGIVLLAGAAAVLTYIYGADSTKLIQLYIVGVFVSFTLSQTGMVRHWNRLLAGETDPGKRRQMIRSRAINTFGAFLTGLVLVVVLLTKFTHGAWVALLGMVIFYATMTAIRKHYDRVADEIAAEEAPGDETVRPSRVHSIVLVSKVHKPTLRALAYAKLMRSDTLEALSISVDPVETKALREEWHRRNIDVPLKILDSPYREITRPVIDYVKGLRKESPRDAVSVFIPEYVVGHWYEHLLHNQSALRLKGRLLFTPGVMVTSVPWQLDSSEVARKRARKRAEWNAPGSVRRGPVTQPKKEKAATKK comes from the coding sequence GTGTCCAAACTGACCGACCTGCCGAAACGGATCCTCATCGGCCGGGCGCTGCACAGCAACAAGCTCGGGGAGACCCTGCTCCCCAAGCGCATCGCCCTGCCGGTCTTCGCCTCCGACCCGCTCTCCTCCGTGGCGTACGCGCCGGGCGAAGTGCTGCTCGTCCTCTCCGCGGCAGGCGTGTCCGCCTACCACTTCAGCCCGTGGATCGCCGTGGCGGTCGTGGTGCTGATGTTCACGGTGGTCGCCTCGTACCGCCAGAACGTCCACGCCTACCCCAGCGGCGGTGGCGACTACGAGGTCGCCAACGTCAACCTCGGCCCCAAGGCCGGCCTCACCGTCGCCAGCGCCCTGCTCGTCGACTACGTCCTGACCGTCGCGGTCTCCATCGCCTCCGGCATCGAGAACCTCGGCTCCGCCATCCCCTTCGTCGTCGAGCACAAGACGGCCTGCGCCATCGCGGTCATCGTCCTGCTCACCCTGATGAACCTGCGCGGCGTCAGGGAGTCGGGCAAGCTCTTCGCGATCCCCACCTACGTATTCGTCGGCGGCGTCTTCCTGATGATCGCCTGGGGTGCCTACCGCGGCCTGATCGCGGGGGACACGATGAAGGCCCCCACCGCCGACTACACCATCAGCGCCGAGCACCAGGGGCTGGCGGGCTTCGCGCTCGTCTTCCTGCTGCTGCGCGCCTTCTCCTCCGGCTGCGCCGCCCTCACCGGCGTCGAGGCCATCAGCAACGGCGTGCCCGCCTTCCGCAAGCCGAAGTCGAAGAACGCCGCCACCACCCTGGCCCTCATGGGCGGCCTGGCCGTCACCATGTTCTGCGGCATCATCGCCCTGGCCATGGTCACCAAGGTCCGCATGGCCGAGGAGCCGGCCACCCACCTGCTGAACAACGGCACCCCGGTCGGCGAGGAGTACACCCAGAACCCGGTGATCTCCCAGGTCGCCGAGGCGGTCTTCGGCGGCGGCTCGTTCCTCTTCATCCTGCTCGCCGCCGCCACCGCCCTGGTCCTGTTCCTGGCCGCCAACACCGCCTACAACGGCTTCCCGCTGCTCGGCTCGATCCTGGCCCAGGACCGCTACCTGCCCCGCCAGCTGCACACCCGCGGCGACCGGCTGGCCTTCTCCAACGGCATCGTGCTCCTCGCCGGCGCCGCGGCCGTCCTGACCTACATCTACGGGGCCGACTCGACGAAGCTGATCCAGCTCTACATCGTCGGCGTCTTCGTCTCCTTCACCCTGAGCCAGACCGGCATGGTCCGGCACTGGAACCGCCTGCTGGCCGGCGAGACCGACCCGGGCAAGCGCCGCCAGATGATCCGCTCCCGGGCGATCAACACCTTCGGCGCCTTCCTCACCGGCCTCGTCCTCGTCGTCGTGCTGCTGACGAAGTTCACGCACGGCGCCTGGGTCGCCCTCCTCGGCATGGTGATCTTCTACGCCACCATGACCGCCATCCGGAAGCACTACGACCGGGTGGCCGACGAGATCGCCGCCGAGGAGGCGCCGGGCGACGAGACCGTACGGCCCTCCCGCGTGCACTCGATCGTCCTCGTCTCCAAGGTCCACAAGCCGACCCTGCGCGCCCTGGCCTACGCCAAGCTCATGCGCTCCGACACGCTCGAAGCGCTCAGCATCAGTGTCGACCCGGTCGAGACCAAGGCGCTGCGCGAGGAGTGGCACCGCCGCAACATCGACGTGCCGCTGAAGATCCTCGACTCGCCCTACCGCGAGATCACCCGGCCCGTCATCGACTACGTCAAGGGCCTGCGCAAGGAGAGCCCGCGCGACGCGGTCAGCGTCTTCATCCCCGAGTACGTCGTCGGCCACTGGTACGAGCACCTGCTGCACAACCAGAGCGCCCTGCGCCTCAAGGGCCGGCTGCTCTTCACGCCCGGCGTGATGGTCACGTCCGTGCCGTGGCAGCTGGACTCCTCCGAGGTGGCCCGCAAGCGAGCCCGCAAGCGCGCCGAGTGGAACGCGCCGGGTTCGGTGCGGCGCGGGCCGGTGACGCAGCCGAAGAAGGAGAAGGCGGCGACGAAGAAGTAG
- a CDS encoding DUF742 domain-containing protein, with the protein MTPPASRRDKGLVRPYVVTEGRSHPTRNTFDLVTLVMAHGDRPLGGLSPEKRALMELCLGGALSVAEIAGHLMLPVSVTKVLLGDLVDSGHLTTRAPIPSAQLPEAQILQEVLDGLRARL; encoded by the coding sequence ATGACACCGCCCGCGTCGCGGCGCGACAAAGGGCTGGTACGCCCGTACGTCGTCACCGAGGGCCGGTCGCACCCCACGCGCAACACCTTTGACCTGGTCACCCTCGTCATGGCGCACGGCGACCGGCCGCTCGGCGGGCTCAGCCCCGAAAAGCGCGCGCTCATGGAACTCTGCCTCGGCGGCGCCCTGTCCGTCGCCGAGATCGCCGGCCACCTGATGCTGCCCGTCAGTGTCACCAAGGTGCTGCTCGGCGATCTCGTGGACAGCGGCCACCTCACCACCCGGGCCCCCATCCCCTCGGCACAGCTGCCCGAGGCCCAGATCCTCCAGGAGGTGCTCGATGGACTCCGTGCTCGCCTCTGA
- a CDS encoding ISAs1 family transposase: MPDPRARRGIRHPWTALLTAAAAAVLAGATSMAAVGDWVTDAPQRVLARLGFCPDPLTGLIRPPHPTTIRLVLAAVDGDALDRAIGRFLQRRNGPPTSRPVIAVDGKTLRGSRAKDQPATALIAAMTHQGDVLAQMHLDAKSNEIPAFAPLLDGIDLTEAVITADALHTQHEHAAYLHERGAHYLAVIKRNHPTLHERVRRLPWRDIRLDHIERGRAHHRDEIRRLKTAAFAHLDYPHARQALQVVRWRRDLGSGKLTIARIHLVTSLPPGAATGEQLATWIRGHWKIENQLHHVRDRTFREDASKIRTRHLPRTMASLRNLAIGVHRQDGHTNIAAALRRTGRDYQRPLTTLGLA, encoded by the coding sequence GTGCCTGACCCGCGAGCCCGTCGCGGTATCCGCCACCCTTGGACGGCCCTGCTGACCGCAGCGGCCGCAGCCGTCCTTGCCGGCGCCACCTCGATGGCCGCGGTTGGCGACTGGGTCACGGACGCGCCGCAGCGCGTCCTGGCCCGGCTCGGGTTCTGCCCCGACCCGCTGACAGGCCTCATCCGCCCGCCGCACCCCACGACGATCCGCCTCGTCCTGGCCGCAGTGGACGGCGACGCCCTGGACAGGGCCATCGGCCGCTTCCTGCAGAGGCGCAACGGCCCGCCCACGAGCCGACCAGTGATCGCTGTCGACGGGAAGACCCTCCGAGGCTCCCGCGCCAAGGACCAGCCGGCCACTGCACTGATCGCGGCGATGACCCACCAAGGCGACGTCCTCGCCCAGATGCACCTCGATGCCAAGAGCAACGAGATCCCGGCCTTCGCCCCGCTCCTGGACGGCATCGACCTGACGGAAGCCGTGATCACCGCGGATGCCCTGCACACCCAGCATGAGCACGCCGCCTACCTGCACGAACGCGGTGCCCACTACCTGGCCGTCATCAAGAGGAACCACCCCACGCTGCACGAGCGGGTCCGTCGACTGCCCTGGCGCGACATACGCCTGGACCACATCGAGCGCGGCCGAGCCCATCACCGCGACGAGATCCGCCGCTTGAAGACCGCCGCGTTCGCCCACCTCGACTACCCCCACGCCCGCCAGGCCCTCCAAGTCGTCCGCTGGAGGCGGGACCTGGGCTCCGGCAAGCTGACGATCGCACGGATCCACCTGGTCACCAGCCTGCCGCCCGGCGCGGCCACCGGCGAACAACTCGCCACATGGATCCGCGGCCACTGGAAGATCGAAAACCAGCTCCACCACGTCCGCGACCGCACCTTTCGCGAGGACGCCTCAAAGATCCGCACCCGGCACCTGCCCCGCACCATGGCCAGCCTGCGCAACCTCGCCATCGGCGTCCACCGCCAGGACGGACACACCAACATCGCCGCAGCCCTCCGCCGCACCGGCCGCGACTATCAGCGGCCCCTCACCACCCTCGGGCTGGCCTGA
- a CDS encoding roadblock/LC7 domain-containing protein → MNKELGWMLDEVVKMPEARHAILLSADGMLRAHSQGIDRDEAERQAAALSGLQSISRSTAEFCTHPHHQDSPWRQTLIEFAHGYVFLIAAGPGAYLAVSAGEDVDMEAVTYRMQKTVDRLGKELVSPPRQDAWQGPGSPA, encoded by the coding sequence ATGAACAAAGAGCTCGGCTGGATGCTCGACGAGGTCGTGAAGATGCCGGAGGCCCGGCACGCCATCCTCCTCTCCGCCGACGGCATGCTGCGCGCCCACTCCCAGGGCATCGACCGCGACGAGGCGGAGCGCCAGGCCGCCGCCCTCTCCGGCCTGCAGTCCATCAGCCGCTCCACCGCCGAGTTCTGCACCCACCCCCACCACCAGGACAGCCCCTGGCGGCAGACGCTCATCGAGTTCGCGCACGGCTACGTCTTCCTCATCGCCGCCGGCCCCGGCGCCTACCTCGCGGTCTCCGCGGGCGAGGACGTCGACATGGAAGCCGTCACCTACCGCATGCAGAAGACCGTCGACCGCCTCGGCAAGGAACTGGTCAGCCCGCCCCGGCAGGACGCCTGGCAGGGCCCGGGCAGCCCGGCATGA
- a CDS encoding cytochrome P450 — translation MAWSVNGQALLKRLLTDPRVSKDPRRHWPAWAAGEISPEWPLYTWVAVRNMFTAYGSEHKRLRTLVSKAFTARRTAALRPRVEQMTVDLLDGLAATPPGEVVDLREAYAYPIPIQVICELFGVDDEETREGLRHCVDSIFHTSATPDEVTATYAELYRLLGGLVAAKREQPGDDMTSVLISARDDDTPSDGTQLTEQELVDTLLLMIGAGHETTVNLLDNAIHALLTHPEQLAHVREGRAGWGDVIEETLRAQAPVANLPLRYAVEDIELDGGVTLRKGDAILASYAAAGHDPALYGDDGARFDVRRATKEHLSFGHGVHFCLGAPLARLEAGIALPALFARFPGMALAVAPDELRQVDSFISNGHRTLPVRLRP, via the coding sequence GTGGCATGGTCGGTGAACGGCCAGGCGCTGCTGAAGCGCCTGCTCACCGACCCGCGCGTCTCCAAGGACCCGCGCCGGCACTGGCCCGCCTGGGCCGCCGGCGAGATCTCCCCCGAATGGCCCCTCTACACCTGGGTCGCGGTGCGGAACATGTTCACCGCCTACGGCAGCGAGCACAAAAGGCTCCGCACCCTCGTCTCCAAGGCCTTCACCGCCCGCCGCACCGCCGCCCTGCGCCCCCGCGTCGAACAGATGACCGTCGACCTCCTCGACGGCCTCGCGGCCACGCCGCCCGGTGAGGTCGTCGACCTGCGCGAGGCCTACGCCTACCCCATCCCCATCCAGGTGATCTGCGAGCTGTTCGGCGTCGACGACGAGGAGACCCGCGAGGGCCTGCGCCACTGCGTCGACTCGATCTTCCACACCTCGGCCACGCCCGACGAGGTCACCGCCACCTACGCCGAGCTGTACCGGCTCCTGGGCGGCCTCGTCGCCGCCAAGCGCGAACAGCCCGGCGACGACATGACCAGCGTCCTGATCTCCGCGCGCGACGACGACACCCCCTCGGACGGCACCCAGCTGACCGAGCAGGAGCTCGTCGACACCCTCCTCCTCATGATCGGCGCCGGTCACGAGACCACCGTCAACCTCCTCGACAACGCCATCCACGCCCTGCTCACCCACCCCGAGCAGCTCGCCCACGTCCGCGAGGGCAGGGCCGGCTGGGGCGACGTGATCGAGGAGACGCTGCGCGCCCAGGCGCCCGTCGCCAACCTGCCCCTGCGCTACGCCGTGGAGGACATCGAGCTCGACGGCGGGGTGACCCTCCGCAAGGGCGACGCGATCCTCGCCTCGTACGCCGCCGCGGGCCACGACCCGGCGCTCTACGGTGACGACGGAGCCCGTTTCGATGTGAGACGTGCCACCAAGGAACACCTCTCCTTCGGGCACGGCGTCCACTTCTGCCTGGGCGCCCCGCTGGCCCGCCTGGAGGCGGGCATCGCGCTGCCCGCGCTCTTCGCACGCTTCCCCGGCATGGCGCTCGCCGTGGCCCCCGACGAACTGCGTCAGGTGGACTCTTTCATCTCCAACGGCCACCGGACGCTGCCGGTGCGGCTCCGGCCGTGA
- a CDS encoding ATP-binding protein yields MSHHITEAVIWCLALALIVVAVLLARQRTITDGVRRRVAQLEESLRARDEEVGHLVGVRLPAVADAVSQEVPLPGPLDERLAGTAFAQHLQSVMDLFARAVEKAQARADQSAKAALKASMRALQGLAHEQQLAISEMQDRHDNPDVLRDLLEIDHANSQFGRRAQAIAVLCGSWPGRQRVASPLTDVVRGATSRIRDYRRVRVHGGQEDLAIVSRAVEPVVLAVAELLDNAARHSQPNTTVEVSLQPVHNGACVVIDDAGVGMDGQEVQQAVAMLSGRRPVDVSRLGDPPQFGFPVIGVLAARYGFSVSVDTRSPYGGVRAVLFLPSALLTQLEIDGPSTAPLGGRNRAAHGPAAAPRQPARTHDARPHARPERTHAPAERAPQPRPADDAAPAAAPDPDVPSAPAAPPVIGSTAGGLPKRRRRQPGAGPRSRPSAPLPGDIPKERTAEETARRMGAFARGTRSGRTGNHPLPHLPHHSGGQATGPRPQDPGPARGHGGPPSGQVPGQPPGSQAFPPPPGAFGPTPAEDEGNPHA; encoded by the coding sequence ATGTCACATCACATAACGGAGGCGGTGATCTGGTGCCTGGCCCTCGCGCTGATCGTCGTCGCGGTCCTGCTGGCGCGCCAGCGGACGATCACCGACGGAGTGCGCAGGCGCGTCGCCCAGCTCGAAGAGAGCCTGCGGGCGCGTGACGAGGAGGTCGGCCACCTGGTCGGCGTCCGGCTGCCGGCGGTGGCGGACGCCGTCAGCCAGGAAGTGCCGCTGCCCGGACCGCTCGACGAGCGGCTCGCGGGCACCGCCTTCGCCCAGCACCTCCAGTCCGTGATGGACCTGTTCGCCCGGGCCGTCGAGAAGGCGCAGGCCCGCGCCGACCAGTCGGCCAAGGCCGCGCTCAAGGCGTCGATGCGCGCCCTCCAGGGGCTGGCGCACGAACAGCAGCTCGCCATCTCCGAGATGCAGGACCGGCACGACAATCCGGACGTGCTCCGCGACCTGCTGGAGATCGACCACGCCAACTCCCAGTTCGGCCGCCGTGCCCAGGCCATCGCCGTGCTCTGCGGCTCCTGGCCCGGCCGGCAGCGCGTCGCCTCCCCGCTCACCGACGTGGTCCGGGGCGCCACCTCCCGCATCCGCGACTACCGCCGCGTCCGCGTGCACGGCGGCCAGGAGGACCTGGCCATCGTCAGCCGGGCCGTGGAGCCCGTGGTCCTCGCCGTCGCCGAGCTGCTCGACAACGCCGCACGCCACTCCCAGCCCAACACCACGGTCGAGGTCAGCCTCCAGCCCGTGCACAACGGCGCCTGCGTCGTCATCGACGACGCAGGGGTCGGCATGGACGGCCAGGAAGTGCAGCAGGCCGTCGCGATGCTCTCCGGCCGGCGGCCCGTGGACGTCTCCCGCCTCGGCGACCCCCCGCAGTTCGGCTTCCCGGTCATCGGCGTGCTCGCGGCGCGCTACGGCTTCAGCGTCTCGGTCGACACGCGCTCGCCCTACGGCGGTGTGCGGGCCGTCCTCTTCCTGCCCAGCGCCCTGCTGACCCAGCTGGAGATCGACGGGCCCAGCACCGCCCCGCTGGGCGGCCGCAACCGCGCCGCCCACGGCCCCGCCGCCGCGCCACGCCAGCCCGCCCGTACGCATGACGCCCGGCCGCACGCCCGCCCCGAGCGGACCCACGCCCCCGCGGAGCGGGCGCCCCAGCCCCGTCCGGCGGACGACGCCGCCCCGGCCGCCGCCCCGGACCCGGACGTCCCGAGCGCCCCGGCCGCCCCGCCCGTGATCGGCTCCACGGCCGGCGGACTGCCCAAGCGCCGCCGCCGGCAGCCCGGAGCGGGCCCGCGCAGCAGGCCCTCGGCGCCGCTGCCCGGCGACATCCCCAAGGAGCGCACGGCCGAGGAGACCGCCCGGCGCATGGGCGCGTTCGCGCGCGGCACCCGGTCCGGCCGGACCGGCAACCACCCTCTTCCGCACCTCCCTCACCACTCCGGCGGCCAGGCCACCGGACCGCGGCCCCAGGACCCCGGCCCCGCCCGGGGCCACGGCGGCCCGCCGTCCGGCCAGGTCCCCGGACAGCCGCCCGGCAGCCAGGCATTCCCCCCTCCGCCCGGTGCCTTCGGCCCCACCCCCGCAGAAGACGAAGGGAACCCGCACGCGTGA